One region of Faecalibacter bovis genomic DNA includes:
- a CDS encoding alpha-ketoacid dehydrogenase subunit alpha/beta has translation MELQKNQIHIDIVKKAFKHLVTAKTLAELYEDQKHITGKYVHATSRGHEAIQIATGLHLTAQDYLSAYYRDDAMLLAIGITPYELMLQLLAKRDDVFSGGRTYYSHPSLKREGFPKIPHQSSATGMQAIPTTGIAMGIQYSQQIGLLKDEKPLAVCSLGDASCTEGEVSEALQMAVLKKLPILYLVQDNEWDISASADEIRAQDMTHFAKGFKGLETFTIDGTDFIESYTTIEKAFNIIRNENRPVLVHAKVPLLNHHTSGVRKEWYRDDLEEAQSRDPYQKLKELLYSYDVEVSEIDQIEKEIFELVQSDFKKACEAEDPKPEDLYTHVFAPTPITEEKGNRSPEGKDKTVMVDSALFAIRELMAKHPEALLYGQDVGLRLGGVFREAATLAKQFGQERVFNTPIQEAFIIGSTVGMSAVGLKPIVEVQFADYIWPGLNQLFTEVARSNYLSNGQWPVSMILRVPIGAYGSGGPYHSSSVESVLTSIKGIKIAYPSTGADLKGLMKAAYYDPNPVVMLEHKGLYWSKMKGTEDAATIEPDEDYVLPFGKARIVNEVAVRPDKNTVTIITYGMGVYWAKEAAKNFDNQVEIIDLRTLVPLDETTIFNSVKKHSRCIVLTEEQISGSYAESISGRISKECFQFLDAPVEVLGAKDLPAIPLNSVLEAEMLPNAEKLKRLIDSLLDY, from the coding sequence ATGGAACTTCAAAAAAATCAAATTCATATAGACATCGTAAAAAAGGCTTTCAAACATTTAGTTACTGCTAAAACATTGGCTGAACTTTACGAAGATCAAAAACATATAACAGGTAAATACGTTCATGCAACATCTCGTGGTCATGAAGCAATTCAAATCGCAACCGGACTTCATTTAACAGCTCAAGATTATTTAAGTGCATACTATCGTGATGATGCGATGCTTTTAGCTATCGGGATTACACCTTACGAATTAATGCTACAATTACTAGCTAAGCGTGATGATGTTTTTTCTGGTGGTCGTACTTATTATTCTCATCCAAGTTTAAAACGTGAAGGTTTTCCAAAAATCCCTCATCAAAGTAGTGCAACAGGAATGCAAGCGATTCCAACAACTGGTATTGCAATGGGTATACAATATTCGCAACAAATAGGTCTTTTGAAAGATGAAAAACCTTTAGCTGTTTGTTCTCTTGGTGATGCTAGTTGTACTGAAGGCGAAGTTTCTGAAGCTTTGCAAATGGCTGTGCTAAAAAAGCTTCCTATTTTATATTTAGTTCAAGATAATGAATGGGATATTTCAGCATCGGCTGATGAAATTCGTGCACAAGACATGACGCATTTTGCAAAAGGTTTTAAAGGACTTGAAACATTTACAATTGATGGTACAGATTTTATAGAATCTTATACTACGATTGAAAAAGCTTTTAATATCATTCGTAATGAAAATCGACCGGTTTTAGTGCATGCAAAAGTTCCTTTATTAAATCATCATACTTCTGGTGTTCGTAAAGAATGGTACCGTGATGATTTAGAAGAAGCTCAATCTCGTGATCCTTATCAAAAACTTAAAGAACTTTTATATTCTTATGATGTGGAGGTTTCTGAAATTGATCAAATTGAAAAAGAAATTTTTGAATTAGTTCAATCTGATTTTAAAAAAGCTTGTGAAGCGGAAGATCCAAAACCTGAAGATCTATACACGCACGTTTTTGCACCTACACCAATCACTGAAGAAAAAGGTAATCGTTCCCCAGAAGGAAAAGATAAAACTGTTATGGTTGATTCTGCTCTTTTCGCTATCCGTGAATTAATGGCTAAACATCCAGAAGCTTTATTATATGGTCAAGATGTTGGTTTACGATTAGGCGGTGTTTTTAGAGAAGCTGCAACTTTGGCAAAACAATTCGGTCAAGAACGTGTATTTAATACGCCAATTCAAGAAGCTTTTATTATAGGTTCTACTGTTGGTATGTCTGCAGTTGGTCTAAAACCTATTGTTGAGGTTCAATTTGCAGATTATATTTGGCCAGGACTTAATCAATTATTTACAGAAGTTGCTCGTTCGAATTATTTATCAAATGGGCAATGGCCAGTTTCTATGATTCTTCGTGTTCCAATTGGTGCTTATGGTAGTGGTGGTCCTTACCATTCAAGTTCAGTAGAAAGTGTTTTAACTTCTATTAAAGGAATTAAAATTGCTTATCCATCTACGGGTGCTGATTTAAAAGGTTTAATGAAAGCTGCATATTATGATCCAAATCCTGTTGTGATGCTAGAGCATAAAGGATTGTATTGGTCTAAGATGAAAGGGACTGAAGATGCTGCAACGATTGAACCTGATGAAGATTATGTCCTTCCATTTGGTAAAGCTCGTATTGTAAATGAAGTGGCAGTTCGTCCAGATAAAAACACTGTAACGATTATTACTTATGGTATGGGTGTATATTGGGCAAAAGAAGCGGCTAAGAATTTTGACAATCAAGTTGAAATTATTGATTTAAGAACTCTTGTTCCTTTAGATGAAACTACAATTTTTAATAGTGTCAAAAAACACAGTCGTTGTATCGTCTTAACAGAAGAGCAAATATCTGGTTCTTATGCTGAATCAATTTCTGGCCGTATTTCGAAAGAATGTTTTCAATTTTTAGATGCTCCAGTTGAAGTTTTAGGTGCTAAAGACTTGCCAGCTATACCTTTAAATAGTGTTTTAGAAGCAGAAATGTTACCAAATGCTGAAAAATTAAAACGTCTAATTGATTCATTATTAGATTATTAA
- a CDS encoding dihydrolipoamide acetyltransferase family protein: MNIIELTIPKLGESVSEVTLSKWLKQVGDTIQLDETIAEVSTDKVDSEVPSTHAGIIKELKFEEGDTIAIGDVFAVIEISNSDVTNPIKEEVVVDNSNTEINKKETSTKIDQFLSPLVKRIIKEENLNLDEVLKIKGSGYNGRISKNDVLNFINNTSEQTSNDNPVISSASLNGNSEIIEMDKMRLLIAKHMKNSKKTSPHVTAYVEPDVTNLVKWREANKDKFEAKYNQKLTFTPILVDCVVRAIKDFPLINVSVDETETKIIKHNDINIGIATALPNNNLIVPVIKNANTLNLEGLAKGVNTIVDKARNNKLSPDDITGGTFTISNVGVFGNLMGTPIINQPEVAILATGVIKKKPAVLETEYGDIVVVRQFMYLSLSFDHRVVDGSLGGVFLKRISDYMENWDINQSI; the protein is encoded by the coding sequence ATGAATATAATTGAACTTACTATTCCTAAGTTAGGGGAAAGTGTATCAGAGGTTACTTTATCTAAATGGCTAAAGCAAGTTGGTGATACGATTCAACTTGACGAAACTATTGCCGAAGTCTCTACAGATAAAGTTGATTCTGAAGTGCCTTCTACGCATGCCGGAATAATTAAAGAGTTAAAATTTGAAGAAGGTGATACAATTGCGATTGGTGATGTGTTCGCTGTGATTGAAATTTCAAATTCTGATGTAACTAATCCAATTAAGGAAGAAGTTGTTGTAGATAATTCCAATACCGAGATCAATAAAAAAGAAACTTCTACAAAAATAGATCAATTTCTTTCTCCTTTAGTGAAACGAATTATAAAAGAAGAAAATCTTAATCTTGATGAAGTTTTAAAAATTAAAGGATCTGGTTATAATGGTCGTATTTCTAAAAATGATGTTTTAAATTTTATCAATAATACTTCAGAGCAAACTTCAAATGATAATCCAGTTATTTCTTCTGCTTCTCTAAATGGAAATTCAGAAATTATAGAAATGGATAAAATGCGTCTTTTAATTGCAAAACACATGAAGAATAGTAAAAAAACTTCTCCTCATGTTACTGCTTATGTAGAACCAGACGTAACTAATTTGGTGAAATGGCGCGAAGCGAATAAAGATAAATTTGAAGCGAAGTACAATCAAAAATTAACATTTACACCAATCCTTGTAGATTGTGTCGTTCGAGCAATTAAAGATTTTCCTTTAATTAATGTATCTGTTGATGAAACAGAAACAAAGATTATAAAACACAATGACATTAATATCGGAATTGCGACTGCTTTACCAAATAATAATCTGATTGTTCCTGTAATTAAAAATGCAAATACCTTAAATCTTGAAGGACTTGCAAAAGGAGTGAATACCATTGTAGATAAAGCGCGTAATAATAAATTATCTCCTGATGATATAACAGGTGGAACATTTACTATTTCTAACGTTGGTGTTTTTGGAAATTTAATGGGAACTCCAATTATTAATCAGCCAGAAGTTGCCATACTTGCTACTGGTGTAATTAAGAAAAAACCTGCCGTTTTAGAAACTGAATATGGAGATATTGTTGTCGTAAGACAATTTATGTATTTATCACTTTCTTTCGATCATCGCGTTGTTGATGGTTCATTGGGAGGAGTTTTCTTAAAACGAATTTCAGACTACATGGAAAATTGGGATATTAATCAATCCATTTAA
- a CDS encoding MFS transporter, with amino-acid sequence METSANSSQIEKKDNNILQVIIASSVGTLIEWYDMFLAIILAGVLSTQLFPNDGSSHFLETLAVVVSSFMFRPIGSLVFGSIGDRIGRKYSFLVSLIMMGIATFGIGLIPTFESVGWFAPVLLLICRIFQGLAISGEYAGAVIYVAEHAPQEKRGHYTGFIQATVPLGLLICLLVVYFTKAIMTEEAFNSFGWRIPFLFSGVLVLISYFIRKKLHESPVFEQLKKEGKTSKSPVKDTFTTPGNIKVMLKAIFGGNAAQSTIMQTTLFVTLFFLQRAVMLPYETVLVIVLIATLFSSFFYQYFGSLSDKIGRKPVMLGGMIASFILIPFSFYMYMSIGNPEGLKEVHEIGTPAILAIAGISLITSIAGAATYGPLGAFMLEIFPTKIRYTSMGFAQNMGNGFIGGATTFVTELLKSTLIVSAAMSPYVGLTYPLILIFIAILVNFFTVPETYKTDLTKD; translated from the coding sequence ATGGAGACATCTGCAAATTCTTCACAAATTGAAAAAAAGGATAATAATATTTTACAAGTTATTATTGCCTCTTCAGTTGGTACACTTATCGAGTGGTACGATATGTTCTTAGCTATTATTTTAGCTGGAGTTTTATCTACACAATTATTTCCTAACGACGGTTCATCTCACTTTTTAGAGACTTTGGCTGTTGTTGTTTCATCATTTATGTTCCGTCCAATTGGATCATTGGTTTTTGGTAGTATTGGGGATAGAATAGGTCGTAAATATTCGTTCTTAGTTTCATTAATCATGATGGGAATTGCAACTTTCGGTATTGGATTAATTCCAACTTTCGAATCAGTAGGTTGGTTTGCACCAGTTCTTTTATTAATCTGTCGTATTTTCCAAGGTTTAGCAATTTCTGGTGAGTATGCTGGAGCAGTAATTTACGTTGCTGAACACGCACCTCAAGAAAAACGTGGACACTACACTGGTTTTATTCAAGCAACAGTTCCATTAGGTTTATTAATTTGTTTATTAGTAGTATATTTTACGAAAGCTATTATGACAGAAGAAGCATTTAACTCTTTTGGATGGCGTATTCCTTTCTTATTTTCAGGAGTATTAGTTTTAATCAGCTACTTTATCCGTAAAAAATTACACGAATCACCAGTATTCGAACAATTAAAAAAAGAAGGTAAAACTTCTAAATCTCCAGTAAAAGATACTTTCACAACTCCAGGTAATATTAAAGTGATGTTAAAAGCTATCTTTGGAGGAAATGCTGCTCAATCTACAATTATGCAAACAACATTATTTGTTACGTTATTCTTTTTACAACGTGCTGTAATGTTACCTTACGAAACGGTATTAGTAATTGTATTAATTGCAACATTATTCAGTTCATTCTTCTACCAATACTTCGGTTCATTATCTGATAAAATTGGTCGTAAACCAGTAATGTTAGGAGGTATGATTGCTTCATTTATCTTAATTCCATTTTCTTTCTATATGTACATGTCGATCGGAAATCCAGAAGGTTTAAAAGAAGTCCACGAAATTGGTACTCCAGCAATCTTAGCAATAGCAGGTATTAGTTTAATAACTTCTATTGCAGGTGCAGCAACTTATGGACCATTAGGAGCGTTTATGTTAGAAATTTTCCCAACAAAAATTCGATACACAAGTATGGGATTCGCTCAAAATATGGGTAATGGTTTTATTGGAGGTGCAACAACTTTCGTAACCGAATTATTAAAAAGTACATTAATTGTATCGGCAGCTATGTCACCATATGTTGGTTTAACTTATCCGTTAATATTAATATTTATAGCAATCCTAGTCAACTTTTTTACAGTTCCAGAAACTTACAAAACAGATTTAACAAAGGATTAA
- a CDS encoding DUF3748 domain-containing protein, whose translation MKKAIQLTFGNYGHTLHHCQVFSPDNHWIVYDTRNEDSQIGTTTRIERVKINTKQIEVLYEVQNPNEFGPGVGAATFSPEKDKVIFIHGIQNASQSKPYGISRRTGVAIDLSNPNIPIHMDARNIYSPFSKGALRGGTHSHCWNYDGSMISFTYNDYVLAYNKVKDERVVGVMFPKKVNIPSDSSLENITGEMFSVIVSKIVDDAVHGSDEIEKAFDECWLGNTNKLVFQGWVRDLNGNRKTEVFMIDLPDDLTQPNDVPLEGTEILRPGVPKGVIQKRMTYTENGISNFRHWLRSNPAGDVVYFLKEDSVGNTQLYSYNINQSEIKKLTDHTTSIQSPFNIAPDGKTAIYKQNDSLILLDLVSLKTEVIYSNKHISGIPNFDKTGNNIVFNQYVLNDENKLWLQIFTINLLNG comes from the coding sequence ATGAAAAAAGCAATTCAACTCACATTCGGAAACTACGGTCATACACTGCATCATTGTCAAGTTTTTTCTCCAGATAATCATTGGATAGTTTATGATACACGTAATGAGGATTCACAGATTGGTACAACAACTCGTATAGAACGTGTAAAAATCAATACTAAACAAATTGAAGTTTTATACGAAGTTCAAAATCCTAATGAATTTGGTCCAGGAGTTGGTGCGGCTACTTTTTCGCCCGAAAAAGATAAAGTAATCTTTATACATGGTATTCAGAATGCGTCACAAAGTAAACCTTATGGTATTTCTCGTCGTACAGGTGTAGCAATAGATCTTTCAAATCCTAATATTCCGATTCATATGGATGCAAGAAATATTTATTCTCCGTTCTCAAAAGGTGCATTACGTGGAGGAACGCATTCGCATTGTTGGAATTATGATGGATCAATGATTAGCTTTACTTATAATGATTATGTGTTAGCATATAATAAGGTAAAAGACGAACGTGTAGTTGGTGTAATGTTTCCTAAAAAAGTAAATATTCCGTCAGATTCTTCTTTAGAAAATATAACAGGAGAAATGTTTTCAGTTATAGTTTCTAAAATTGTTGATGATGCAGTTCATGGTTCAGATGAAATTGAAAAAGCATTTGATGAATGTTGGTTAGGAAATACGAATAAATTGGTTTTTCAGGGTTGGGTAAGAGATTTAAATGGGAATCGTAAAACAGAAGTTTTTATGATTGATTTGCCTGATGATTTAACACAACCAAATGATGTTCCGCTAGAAGGTACAGAAATTCTTCGACCTGGTGTACCAAAGGGTGTAATTCAAAAAAGAATGACTTATACAGAAAATGGAATTTCAAATTTTAGACATTGGCTAAGATCAAATCCAGCAGGTGATGTTGTTTATTTTTTAAAAGAGGATAGTGTAGGGAATACTCAATTGTATTCTTATAATATAAATCAATCAGAAATTAAAAAATTAACTGATCATACAACTTCTATTCAATCTCCATTTAATATAGCTCCGGACGGAAAAACAGCCATCTACAAACAAAATGATTCTTTAATACTCCTTGATTTAGTATCACTTAAAACTGAGGTTATATATAGTAATAAACACATATCTGGTATTCCAAATTTTGATAAAACAGGAAATAACATTGTTTTTAATCAATATGTATTAAATGATGAAAATAAACTTTGGTTACAAATATTCACGATTAATTTATTAAATGGGTAA
- a CDS encoding YbeD family protein, whose protein sequence is MSDFNINFQNIEDSDGLNKEDFYVKFKERLDDVTSFPADYTYKFIYPTSEEIMSKVKEIFKNANPNFEYKASKNRKYTSITVVIYALDSDQVISFYQEVSQIPGVMML, encoded by the coding sequence ATGAGTGATTTCAATATCAATTTTCAAAATATAGAAGATAGTGACGGTTTAAACAAAGAAGATTTCTACGTTAAATTTAAAGAAAGATTAGACGACGTTACTTCTTTTCCTGCAGATTATACTTACAAATTCATATATCCTACAAGTGAGGAAATTATGAGTAAAGTAAAGGAAATCTTTAAAAATGCAAATCCTAATTTTGAATATAAAGCTTCTAAAAATAGAAAATATACATCAATAACAGTTGTAATTTATGCGTTAGATTCAGATCAAGTTATCAGTTTTTATCAAGAAGTTTCCCAAATTCCGGGAGTTATGATGTTATAA
- a CDS encoding beta propeller repeat protein — MAEILNLGEEQIRISQKVYGQIEYSITKGKTWKMRFKGDYQVGEFKDLIDLGPVILAIAEKGLFFSNDNGISWERRFKPNAFTGDFIKLNFNGTHLSAETTRGIRYSPDEGRRWEKNPR; from the coding sequence ATGGCAGAGATATTAAACTTAGGAGAAGAACAAATTCGAATTAGTCAAAAAGTTTACGGACAAATCGAATATTCAATTACGAAAGGTAAAACTTGGAAAATGCGTTTTAAAGGGGATTATCAAGTCGGTGAATTTAAAGATTTGATTGATCTTGGTCCAGTAATTTTAGCAATTGCAGAAAAGGGTTTATTCTTTTCTAACGACAACGGAATTAGTTGGGAAAGACGATTTAAACCAAATGCATTTACAGGAGATTTTATTAAATTAAACTTTAATGGAACTCATTTATCTGCAGAAACAACAAGAGGAATTAGATATTCTCCAGACGAAGGTCGCCGTTGGGAGAAAAATCCAAGATAA
- a CDS encoding deoxyhypusine synthase family protein: protein MSKGPISQFIEHNYRHFNAAALVDAAKGYEAHLDAGGKMLISLGGAMSTAELGVSLAEMIRQDKVHFISCTGANLEEDVMNLVAHSHYKRIPNYRDLTPEQERELLDQHFNRVTDTCIPEEEAFRRLQQHLEDVWHAAEAKGERYLPHEYLYQVVNSGVLEQYYEIDPKDSWIVAAAEKNLPIVCPGWEDSTTGNIFASNVIKGNLKADTVKSGIEYMIYLTEWYRANSDGHGVGFFQIAGGISGDFPICVVPMMYQDLEWTDVPFWSYFCQISDSTTSYGSYSGAVPNEKITWGKLDVDTPKFMIESDATIVAPLVFAYILGQ from the coding sequence ATGAGCAAAGGGCCAATCAGTCAATTTATTGAGCACAACTACCGTCACTTCAATGCTGCGGCATTAGTTGATGCTGCGAAAGGATATGAAGCACACTTAGATGCTGGAGGAAAAATGTTAATCTCATTAGGAGGTGCAATGTCTACTGCAGAGTTAGGTGTATCTTTAGCTGAGATGATTCGTCAAGATAAAGTTCACTTCATTTCTTGTACAGGAGCAAACTTAGAAGAAGATGTGATGAATTTAGTGGCACACTCTCACTACAAGAGAATTCCTAATTATAGAGATTTAACTCCAGAGCAAGAGCGTGAATTATTAGATCAACACTTTAATCGTGTAACTGATACTTGTATCCCAGAAGAAGAAGCATTCCGTCGTTTACAACAACACTTAGAAGATGTTTGGCACGCAGCTGAAGCTAAAGGAGAAAGATATTTACCACACGAGTATTTATACCAAGTTGTAAATTCAGGAGTTTTAGAGCAATACTATGAAATTGATCCTAAAGATTCTTGGATTGTTGCAGCTGCAGAGAAAAATTTACCAATCGTTTGTCCAGGATGGGAAGATTCTACAACAGGTAACATTTTCGCATCTAACGTAATTAAAGGAAATTTAAAAGCTGATACTGTAAAATCTGGTATTGAGTACATGATTTACTTAACAGAATGGTATCGTGCAAATTCAGACGGACACGGTGTTGGATTCTTCCAAATTGCTGGTGGTATTTCTGGAGATTTCCCAATTTGTGTGGTTCCAATGATGTACCAAGATTTAGAGTGGACAGATGTTCCTTTCTGGTCTTATTTCTGTCAGATTTCTGATTCAACAACATCTTACGGTTCTTATTCAGGAGCTGTTCCAAATGAGAAAATTACTTGGGGTAAATTAGATGTTGATACACCTAAATTCATGATCGAATCTGATGCAACAATCGTTGCACCTTTAGTATTCGCTTACATCTTAGGTCAATAA
- a CDS encoding type III PLP-dependent enzyme domain-containing protein: MKTKYIDLITQSFDFPQEEFTLDGEYLKFHGIDLMKLVEEHGTPLKFTYLPKISQNIQKAKGWFEKARQELNYEGTYNYCYCTKSSHFKHIVKEALKNDIHIETSSAYDINIVESLLAEGLMNHDQYVVCNGFKREEYVENIARLVNNGHRKTITVIDNYEEVDLFSEAIEGDFEIGIRIASEEEPKFEFYTSRLGIGYKDIVPFYQNMVKPNDRIKLKMLHFFINTGIKDNSYYWNELTKCLRVYVNLKKVCPELDSLNIGGGFPIKSSLTFEYDYQYMAKEILSQIQSICEEEGIPVPNIFTEFGSFTVGESGGVVYKILYQKKQNDREYWDMIDSSFMTTLPDAWAISKRFIMLPVNRWYDKYERVLLGGLTCDSDDYYNSEQHTNAIYLPKYDSAKPLYIGFFNTGAYQDNIGGFGGVHHCLIPQPKYVLIDENYDTTVYSEEQGHEGILKTLGYTV; the protein is encoded by the coding sequence ATGAAAACTAAATACATCGACTTAATCACTCAATCTTTTGATTTTCCACAAGAAGAATTCACTTTAGACGGAGAATATTTAAAATTTCATGGAATCGACTTAATGAAGTTGGTTGAAGAACACGGAACTCCATTGAAATTTACTTATTTACCTAAAATTTCTCAGAATATTCAAAAAGCAAAAGGTTGGTTTGAGAAAGCACGTCAAGAATTGAACTACGAAGGAACTTACAATTATTGTTATTGTACTAAAAGTTCTCACTTTAAACATATTGTAAAAGAAGCTTTAAAGAATGATATTCATATCGAAACATCTTCTGCTTACGATATTAATATTGTTGAGAGTTTATTGGCGGAAGGATTAATGAACCATGACCAATACGTTGTATGTAACGGTTTTAAACGCGAAGAATATGTTGAAAATATCGCGCGTTTAGTTAATAATGGTCATCGTAAAACAATAACTGTAATTGATAATTACGAAGAAGTCGATTTATTCTCGGAAGCAATCGAGGGAGATTTTGAAATCGGGATTCGAATTGCATCGGAAGAGGAACCTAAATTTGAGTTTTATACATCGCGTTTAGGAATAGGTTATAAGGATATTGTTCCTTTTTACCAAAATATGGTAAAGCCTAATGATCGTATTAAATTAAAGATGTTACACTTCTTTATCAATACAGGAATTAAAGACAACTCGTATTATTGGAACGAATTAACAAAATGTTTACGCGTTTATGTAAACTTAAAGAAAGTTTGTCCAGAGTTAGATAGTTTAAATATCGGAGGTGGTTTTCCTATTAAATCGTCTTTAACTTTTGAATACGATTATCAATACATGGCAAAGGAAATTTTATCTCAAATCCAATCAATTTGTGAGGAAGAAGGAATTCCTGTGCCAAATATTTTTACAGAATTTGGTTCTTTTACAGTTGGTGAATCTGGAGGTGTAGTGTATAAAATCTTATACCAAAAGAAACAAAACGATCGTGAATATTGGGATATGATTGATTCTTCTTTCATGACAACATTACCAGATGCTTGGGCAATTTCTAAGCGTTTTATCATGTTGCCTGTAAACCGTTGGTATGACAAATATGAGCGAGTTTTATTAGGAGGATTAACTTGTGATTCTGACGATTATTATAACTCAGAGCAGCACACAAATGCAATCTATTTACCAAAATACGATTCTGCAAAACCATTATATATTGGTTTCTTTAATACAGGTGCTTACCAAGATAATATCGGTGGTTTTGGCGGTGTACATCACTGTTTAATTCCACAACCAAAATATGTGTTAATTGACGAAAACTACGATACAACAGTTTATTCGGAAGAGCAAGGACACGAAGGAATTTTAAAAACATTAGGTTATACAGTTTAA
- a CDS encoding ParA family protein: MGKIIAVANQKGGVGKTTTSVNLAASLGVLEKKVLLIDADPQANATSGLGFDLETIECGTYEVLENQIAASEAIFETESPNLDLMPAHLDLVAAEIEIVDYENREYMLKTALAEIKDNYDYIVIDCAPSLGLITLNALTAADSVIIPIQCEYFALEGLGKLLNTVKGIQQHHNKDLDIEGLLLTMYDSRLRLSNQVLDEVSNHFPQMVFKTIIARNVRLSEAPSFGETIIQYDAGSKGAENYLNLAREFLINNNDTV; encoded by the coding sequence ATGGGGAAAATAATAGCAGTAGCAAACCAAAAAGGTGGTGTAGGTAAAACTACGACTTCTGTTAATTTAGCAGCTTCATTAGGAGTATTAGAGAAAAAAGTATTATTAATTGACGCCGATCCACAAGCAAATGCAACATCTGGATTAGGTTTCGATTTGGAAACCATTGAATGTGGTACGTATGAAGTTTTAGAAAATCAAATTGCAGCAAGTGAAGCAATTTTTGAAACTGAATCTCCAAATCTAGACTTAATGCCTGCACATTTAGATTTAGTTGCAGCAGAAATTGAAATTGTAGATTATGAAAATCGTGAATATATGTTGAAAACTGCTTTGGCAGAAATCAAAGATAATTACGATTACATTGTGATTGATTGTGCTCCATCTTTAGGTTTAATCACTCTTAATGCATTAACTGCAGCAGATTCTGTGATTATTCCAATTCAATGTGAATATTTTGCTTTAGAAGGTTTAGGTAAATTGTTAAACACCGTTAAAGGAATTCAACAACATCATAATAAAGATTTAGATATAGAAGGTCTTTTATTAACGATGTATGATTCGCGTTTACGTTTATCTAACCAAGTTTTAGATGAAGTTAGTAATCACTTTCCACAAATGGTTTTCAAGACGATAATTGCTCGTAATGTTCGTTTATCCGAAGCTCCAAGTTTTGGTGAAACGATTATACAATACGATGCAGGAAGTAAAGGAGCAGAAAATTATTTAAATTTAGCTCGAGAATTTTTAATAAATAACAACGATACCGTATAA
- a CDS encoding ParB/RepB/Spo0J family partition protein, with the protein MAKSNKNNRLGRGLSALLKDEPTVHSASDDGAKKLVGNIIEVELNKITANPWQPRTNFDKRNLEDLVTSIQALGVIQPITVRKKNDGTYELISGERRFRASIIADKKTIPAFVRLANDQEMLEMALVENIQRQDLDAIEIALSYQQLIDEVKLTQEELSKRVGKERSSITNYLRLLKLDPIIQTGIRDGMIAMGHGRALMAIVDADKQFEIYERIVRDNLSVRETEKLIKAVKEGQQPEEKQKDKVELPEHYQTAMNRFQERLNTAVKIQRAKNGKGKIIIDFASDEEFERLRSFLNEN; encoded by the coding sequence ATGGCAAAATCTAATAAGAATAATCGTCTAGGTAGAGGATTATCAGCCTTATTAAAAGATGAACCTACTGTGCATTCAGCTTCGGATGATGGTGCTAAGAAATTAGTTGGAAACATAATCGAAGTTGAATTAAATAAGATTACTGCTAATCCTTGGCAACCAAGGACAAATTTTGATAAAAGAAATTTAGAAGATTTAGTAACTTCTATTCAAGCATTAGGCGTAATACAGCCTATTACAGTAAGAAAGAAAAACGACGGCACATACGAATTAATTTCTGGTGAACGTCGTTTTCGTGCTTCAATAATTGCCGATAAAAAAACAATTCCTGCTTTTGTTCGATTAGCGAATGATCAGGAAATGTTAGAAATGGCATTAGTTGAAAATATTCAACGACAAGACTTAGATGCCATAGAAATTGCGCTTTCCTATCAACAATTAATTGATGAAGTAAAGTTAACGCAAGAAGAATTAAGCAAACGAGTTGGTAAAGAACGTTCTTCTATTACTAATTATTTACGTCTTTTAAAATTAGATCCAATCATCCAAACCGGAATTAGAGATGGTATGATTGCGATGGGTCACGGACGTGCATTAATGGCTATTGTTGATGCGGATAAGCAGTTCGAAATTTATGAACGAATTGTTCGTGATAATTTATCTGTTCGTGAAACAGAGAAGTTAATAAAAGCTGTAAAAGAAGGACAACAACCAGAAGAAAAACAGAAGGATAAAGTTGAATTGCCAGAACATTATCAAACTGCTATGAATCGTTTCCAAGAACGATTAAATACAGCTGTTAAAATTCAACGTGCGAAAAATGGAAAAGGTAAAATCATAATTGATTTTGCTTCTGATGAAGAATTTGAACGTTTAAGAAGTTTTTTAAATGAAAACTAA